GTCAGAGGAGATGCCAGCATCAGCTGCAGGGTCTATGGATGTAGCTAGGTCCATGGGGGCTTCATTCACTGCCATGGGAGCTGCTTCCTCCTCTACTGGACCACCACCGCCAGCCATCCTAGCTTTGGTTCTGTTGATTCTGTTGGTCTTAACCTCATTCCTCAGTTTCTCGGCCTCAGCCTCGTAGAGATGCCTCAGATGTTCGGGGTACTGTTCTGTATATTGGCTTTTGAGCTCTgtgttcttcctcctctccttccgtAGCAGTTTGTTGTATTCATGTTTCACTTTCTCCTTCCTTTTGAAGGCAAAGCCCTGACCTGAGGAAAGAGATGTTTATGGCTCAAGCATTAATGTATATCTGCAAAAACACTGTTTGTTAACTTACACATAAACATTTAGCCACCCATGTAGCTAAGTTACTTTATTAGCTAATTGATCAATGGGGGGGCTCATAGATTAATCAGGACCTTTATAGATTCCCCACTTCTACAGTTGGAAGGTCTAGTTATCCCGGCACTCTAACATATTGAATGATTTCATTTGATACAATATACATTAACTGCAattttaaacacactttagaTAGCTAGATAGGCTAGCTTAGCCTGGTTGCCGTCTCTGTTCAGCTAACTATTACATTCCAGtggcaagttagctagctaaagtgaCTGGAACTCAGACTATGGCTAGCTAGCACTGGCAAGCGAGCTTAGCTACCTTCTCCAATACTGCCGTCGAATACTTTGTGCTCAGAGACCCACTTCTTCTTGCCCCCTGGTCGATTGTAGGGTTGGTTTCTATTGGCACGTTTTCCGTCAAATGTGCCCTTAGTCTTCATTTTTTGCTGTGCTGGTGGTGCCATTTCACTCAATTTTAGCAAAATATCGCAAGTTTCATGTGTTTACTTCCCACGTGCTTTTCGTCGCATTGTTATGACGTATGTGGTGGTCTCAGAAAGACATGACAAATCCATCCATGAGCAATCGACCACGAGGGACGTCATTTGTGTTGGTGCGTAAGTAAGGATAGCGTCCGTAGAACTCAATGTATTTCGGTACACCCAACATGGCTGCCCCATACGTGCTAAGAAAATCATCGTCGTTCAGTTGCAACTAGTTATGCCTGATTATACTGTAAAGAGGGAGTCATTCTAAGACCTGCTGTAAGCACGTCTAGGTTAGAGTTTTTATTCAATGGCATCTTCCATGAATTCTCTGGAAACGATTCAGAAAAAAATAGATGCTGTTAAACTCTTCCTCTCTGTTTCACTGAGCATCGCCAATGCCCACACTGTGGATTTCTACACTTGCGATGTATGGGACCAGTTCATGGCGGTGCCACCCGTGGAGGTCTTGACAGAGATCACTTTGAATGGTGACCACAAGAGGGCGCCAGAACATTACTTAAATCATGGCAATGGTACGGTAAGTGTTATTTTGTCGATGGTTCATTGACAAATATGAAATGTTTCATATGTAGTTGTTATTACACGGTTGTAATATTTATCAAAGgcaaaatgttgaataaaataaACAAAGGACAACTGCTatgtttcttcttttttttttactctcgAAAAGCCAAGAAGATCACCTTTGGTTTCTGTGATGATAGTAAGCGCCTGGTGGATGTGGCTGAGTTCTTGGAGGCTGCCTATGCCCACTCCCTGCCTGGCCTCGGGGTCTGTGTGGGCCGCACAGAGCTACTGCAATCCCTCAGACACACTGACAACGCTCAACCCCTGGAGGAAGGTACAAAATGGACACTATCCTAACCGATCCTAAGAATAACTAAAGGGGAACTGTTTGTTTTAGTCCAAGGTCTTGGTTCTGTCATTGTAACACACTGTCATTAGTGTCACTgatatagaaatataattactatcTATTTATAGTAATTTTATTTCTATGGTCACTGACACTAGGTTTGGTCACAGGTCTCTCAATAGCAATGCACAGATAGTGTAAAGTTTTGCCATCCATGCAAGGATTCACTGACACATGTGTGTCCATTGATAGTTCCAGGTGCTGTGGTGGAGAGTGATGAGTTTATGAACTCCAAGAAGTCCCACGAGGTGCAGGCCATGTCAGAGGTGGTGGCCAGCCTAGCCCAGCGCTGCCGGGTCAAACAGGTGAAAGACACAACCGGGTCTCATTTTAGCAGGcacaaaacagaagaaaacactctgaaacaGATTGAGGTACTATCTGATATTGTCGGATAAGAAACTCAGTTTTCTTTTTAAAACGTTaatgttttgctaccatgtgccCGGGCCCTGGCCACAACAGTGTTCTTCAACCCTGCTCCTGGGTACCTACAAGGTgtatgcaggcttttgttccagccttACACACCCGACTCAACttatcaagggcttgatgattagttgattaattAAACAGTGGTGGGCTAGAAGGAAAGCCTGCACACCCTATGAGTGGTGCACCCAAGACCAAGCTTGAACAACATCGACTGGACTACATTATTTTCTGACCCATCACAATAAATCTTTGTCTCCCAGGTGATTGATGTGGGCTCAGGGAAAGGTTACCTTTGCTCCTTCCTGTCGCTGCGCTATGGCCTCCAGGTGTACGGCATCGACTCGTCCAGCGTCAACACGCACGGCGCCCAGGAGAGGAACAGGAAGCTCAAGAAGTACTCCCGGGCCTACCAGAGGCACAGCAAAGCCAATAGGACTCCGACAGTGGTGCCCCCTTCAGGCCAGGAGGACTTGGAGGATATTGCACccggtgagagagagaaagaagatatGGTTAAGATGAGTGGGGAtgcagagaaggaggaggggaaggggaggagagacggGGAGGCACAGACCAACACAACAGGGTTAACAGATCGGAATGAGGAAGATGCAATGACATCACTTACCTCCGCCATTTTGTTAGAGGACAATTCCCTTCCAGAGTTGGACCAAAGTGACCCAGCCTCAGCTCCAGAGGAACCCTTTCTCAGTGCCCTGTGTGTGGGCATGGTGGAGCCCACCTCCCCCCGGGTTCCCCCCAGTGAGTTGagtctggaggagagggagaggaggaagagggagaaccTGGATAGGAAGGCCAGGAGCTGGGTTAACAGTGGTGGCATGGGCAGCGGCATGCTGTACTCACCTCTGACCTCCTACGTTACCGCGGAGACGGAGCTCAAAGAGATTATTGGGGAGTTAGAGGTAGGTGACACTCACTGTCGACCAATAAAACAACGTCAACGGCAAAACCATGCTCTTTTGAATGCAAATGTCACCAACTGCGGTTGTGTGTCAATTAATTTATTTAGATAGCTGAAGTCCCTAAGATTCATATTCACACCACAGTACATACACATTCAAGTAGACCAGTACATACACATTCAAGTAGACCAGTACATACACATTCAAGTAGACATTTTCTTTCAAGTGTGTGTTGGTGTCAATGTGCCTAAAATAGAATTGTATGATCACTGATGCCAGCTCTGCATCACATTGCTAATGTAGGCCTGTTTCAGTGCTGAGGCCGCTCTCTCCCTGTTTTCCAAACCCAGGATGCGGTCATGGTTGGCCTGCACACGTGTGGAGACCTGGCGCCCAGCACCCTGCGCATGTTTGTGGCCAAACGGGAGCTCCTCTCCGTCTGCAGCGTTGGCTGCTGCTACCACCTTCTCTCTGAGGAGTTTGATCCCACCAGACAAGGTCATTACATGGCCAGGGGGGAAAGGAAAGGTTGGcatactgtgagtgtgtgtgagagtgtgtgttttgAAGAATAGGTTATTATTAATATGTTTTACTTATTCTTTGGTCAGTGTATGTTTTTCCACCACTCAACCCTTATTGTGGGTCGCAACTCAAATGACACCTCAATTGGTGGGTCACGAAGCAAAatagtttgggaacccctggacTTCATGACTTGACTTAAACCCTTTTGCTCTTTGAGGAGCATAGATCATTCACAAAGTTCCTCCAGTGGGAATGGACTAGATACTGTAGGATAGAATGATAGTGTCACTCACCTATCAAGTCCATTCAGATCAGTCAGAGGGACAGGGAAAGGAAGCAGGGACAGTGGACTTACCATCTAATTACCAACCTGGTGTACAGAGAGGCTTTTGTGTATTCCCCAAGGGAAAGGCTTCGATTTCATTAATTCATTAGCTACACAcagtatgcagtgcatgcatacatacatacatacatacatatccatccatccatccatccatccatccatccatccatccatccatccatccatccatccatccatccatccatccatacagTATGCAGGCAGGGAGACCCAGTCACCAGAACACAGACCCACCCTCCTCCACCCCTTAGAGAACATATGGTTTCCATTGTGGAAATCTCAACCAGAGCCAAACTCTTACTTAGAACTACAGACTACAActgccccctctccctcccccactaGGAGACCTGCTTCCTGTCCACAGACGTCCCCCACTTTTTATGCTAATCATAATTCTGTCACCCTGCAGTGTCTACTTTGTCACTCTCACCAGCCCAAGGGAAGCATAATACTCTCACAAGCCAAATACGAAGTAGCATAAACACTGATGTGGGCTGATGAGTTGGGTACACAGCCAACTTGCGCTCTCTAGATTGGGCTAGCGAAGAAGAGACTGTTAGAATCATTTAATGGATTTATCGTCTCAGGATAACAGTTTAGAGGAttgcaaatgtgatatttttgaCCCGCTAATGTTCAGGTGTTGAATTGGATATGATTTATCCAGCATGTATTCTGACTTCATATGAGAGCGCTGTAGTATTTGTATTCCAATCACACTTAATCAATGCAGAAAAACTTCATTAAGTCATCATTCTAAATGTACAATACACTAAAAATGATCTACTCTACACAGAATATAAAGACCCATAGGGCTGTATAgtatagaaaacactatctactCTACAGAGAATATAAAGACCCATAGGGCTGTATAgtatagaaaacactatctactCTACACAGAATATAAAGACCCATAGGGCTGTATAgtatagaaaacactatctactCTACACAGAATATAAAGACCCATAGGGCTGTATAgtatagaaaacactatctactCTACACAGAATATAAAGACCCATAGAGCTGTATAgtatagaaaacactatctactCTACACAGAATATAAAGACCCATAGGGCTGTATAgtatagaaaacactatctactCTACACAGAATATAAAGACCCATAGGGCTGTATAGTATAGAACACACTATCTACTCTACACAGAATATAAAGACCCATAGGGCTGTATAGTATAGAAAACACTATCTGCTCTACACAGAATATAAAGACCCATAGGGCTGTATAgtatagaaaacactatctacaCTACACAGAATATAAAGACCCATAGGGCTGTATAgtatagaaaacactatctactCTACACAGAATATAAAGACCCATAGGGCTGTATAGTATAGAAAACACAAAGGCAAGGAGACTTGTCTGATACATGGACCTGCAGCTGAAAGGTCAACAGTGAATAGTCGATAGTAGTGTCTATATCTTGTTCCCCTTGCTTTTTTTACCTCCAATTCACAATACATGTGTTTCCCTGACATCAACAGTGAAATATTCTCTCTTATACACTGGGTGGTTCAAACACTGAATGCTggttggctgaaagccgtggtatatcagaccatataccacgggtatgacaaaacctctatttttactgctctaattacattgttaaccagtttataatagcaataaggcacctggggtgtttgtggtatatggccaatataccacggataatggctgtgtcctagcactccacgttgcgtcgtaCATGAGAACAGCCTTTagacgtggtatattggccatataccacacccccccgggccttattgcttaagtctACATTCCTATATTCCTTTAACCTAGAAGACTCAATATGATGTGGTTCTTTTCTCCCTGTCATAGCTAGATATAAACGTAGCTTCAGACAGTTGTGATGGGTGAGAATGTTAGCTCCAGCTGCTCCTGGTTATGTTTGCTGATCCACTGCTCCCCTTTATGAGGTATGAAACCTGGAATCCTCTCTGTGTGTGATGACAACCCCTGCGTGCTTTTAACAGGGATTCGGCACCGTGGCGTGGTGAGCTGCTTCCTATCGCGCTTTCTCTCTTAACACTGCGACCCCTGACCTGTTACTCGCCACTCTGTTGGGTCcgccaataatgacatcacagcgTTTTGATTGAAAACACTTGAGTTGTGCCAGACGTCCTTGCATGCTTCtcgctccttctttctctctatctctctctctctctctctctctctctctctctctctctctctctctctctctctctcactgtctcgaCCTTGCAAAGAATTCTGGGATGCGGGCCAAACCCTGCAGTGTACTACCTCACCCTAAAAGATGGAAACCCAAACCATAAGAGTGTTGAGATCCTTAGCTAAGTCATATAGGAAATATCCATTCAATTGTATCATATGGAACGAGAGCCACTGGACTGCACCATTCGTCATAGTCATTCAGTCTGGGGGATTTAGCCGAGTGTGAGACCCATCATCTGATCTGAGGTCAGCTTCCCTTAACATAAACTGGCCCGGGACCAGTCCTTAAGGGCGTGAAGTAAGCGTGCCGCAGAGCCCTAGAGCCACTGCGTCTCCTTCTTCCTGACTGTTGGGAACTAACAGATGCCTCGTCACACGCTACAATATTAGaaacacttgtgtgtgtgtgtgtgtgtgtgtgccagggaAGGGGGCGAGCAGTGCTTGGCCCTCGAGACGTGGTCAGTTCAGTGTGGCTGAGATAAGGCTAGCGTGCTAGTGAAATGTAAACACTCCACAATGTATACTGTAAGCTAGCCTTCAAACTCTAGCAAAGCCTGTCTGCTCCAATTGACTCTGACCAGGACTGCCTCTGCTAATACCACTACCATGTGTTCAACAGGAGTGGAGTCAAAGAGCAATGTGGCTAAGGGGTTAGCGACGCCCGCGCTCTCGGGTTTTTGGAGTTTGAAACTTTAAAGCTAGTTTGGGAAGGCTCTGAATAGCATTAATGTTTCActtcattctctctccctttgGACTTTTGTTGGTGGCCTGTCAACTACCATAGTCACACGCTCCTATAGTGTTAAATACACGGTGCAGTTCTGACACAGCTggtgttaaagtgtgtgtgtttgtttgtttcagaGTGTCCAAGCAGCAGCGTCTGTGGTTTCCCCCTGAGTGGCTACCTGAGGGAGCAGTCCTGGTTCTGTGGCAGAAATGCCAGGATGTCAGCGTGTCTGGTGAGCCTGACTCACCTTAGGTGACAGATATTTTGCCAACTGTCatttgctatatatatatatatataatataccactgaacaaaaacataaaggTAACATgaaatgtgttggtcccatgtttcatgagctgaaattttaAAAATCTCAGATTTTGTACATACTTttgttttacatccctgttagtgaccatttctcctttgccaagataatccatcaacccgacaggtgtggcatatcaagaagcttattaaacagcatgattcttacacaggtgcaccttgtgctggggacaataaaatgccaaaCTAATatctgcagttttgtcacacaacacaatgccactgatgtctcaagttgagggagcatgcaattggcatgctgactgcaggaatgtccaccagagctgttgccagagaatttaatgttaattacTCTACCATAatccgcctccaacgtcgttctagagaatttgacagtacgtccaaccggccttacaactgcagaccacgtgtatggcgttgcatgggcgagcggtttgctgatgtcaacgttgtgaacagagtgccccatggtggcagtggggttatggtatgggcaggcataagctatgggtAACAAAACACAAtttcattttatcaatggcaatttgaatacacagagataccgtgatgagatcctgatgATTGTACTGATTGGTgtaccattcatccgccaccatcacctcatgtttcagcatgataatgcacggccccatgttgcaaggatctgtacacaattcctggaagctgaaaatgtcccagtacttccatggcctgcatactcaccagacatgttacccattgagcatgtttgggatgctctggattgatgtgtacgacagcgtgttccagttcccgccaatatccagcattttcgcacatccattgaagaggagtgggacaacattccacaggccacaattaacagcctgatcaactctatgcaaaggttATTTGATGCgctgtatgaggcaaatggtggtaaACCAGATACTGACcgattttctgatccacgccctacTTTGTtttgaaggtatctgtgaccaacagatacatatctgtattcccagtcatgtgaaatccatagattagggcctaatttatttatttgaattgatttccttatatgaactgtaactcagtaaaatcttctaaattgttgcatgttgcattttatatttttgttcagtataatatttCTGTCAGCTATGCATTCAACGCTTTAAGGCACCATCTTTCAACCAGACAGTATAGTTGAGGGCACTATAAGGTTAGGTTGTGCCACAGTATTGACTTTTTAGTACCCACAACTGTTCAATGCTGTACAGTTGGTCCTCAGTCTGTTATTGGAGTGAGACTAACTAAGTGATATCTTCTACCTTTTGAGTACCACATGTTGTAAGAGCAATGTAACGTTTTTAACTCTGTTGTGCCACCAGGGAGAGTCCATTCACGGGGTCCTAATAAATACTGAATACTTAAAAACATTTCACTTTATTTTCTCTTGTTCAGGCTCTGGAGAGAGTTTCCAAGGGCCAAGGGGTAAGTACTATATACATGTATATCAATACGTTGGGCACATTTGGCCAAACTACAGTTCAATGAGTTGTCTGTGTGAGAATGACATCATGCAATCATAGTTCAATCAGTTTTTTTGGTTGCTACAAATTTGTGCTCATCAAAGATAATCAAAGCTGATCAATTGAATGATTGCATCCAGCAACTGGCCACGTGTGTTTCCCAAACGCGACAGATCCTGTTTTTATATTACGCCTTCCAGAGCAAGTGGATACGGATGCCTTAGAGCACACTGTTCCCATACATCTCCAGGGTCTTTCACATACAATAAGGCCTGATTGAGACTTACAATACTATAGATATTTGAGCCGCCGACCTTAGGTTGCGtaccaagtggcaccctattccctatatagtgcactacttttgacaagggcccatagggctctggtcaaaagtagtgcactatatagggaataggctgccactTGGGACGCTAGTGTGCGGGGTCAAACCCGTTACACGATACCGCCCGGACCATTCATAAATAATTTTTCTGAATATTAATGTAATCACTAAGGGATGGGATTGTGTGCTTAAATGGCAGCTGGCGTCCAACAACCAGTCTGATTGCACTCAGATCATATGTTGAGTTTGGTATAAGCATTGGGTATTGTCACAAAAACGTTTCCTCCAATGTGTTTTAATACACACCCTAATCACTGGCAGAGAATTAATTAATATCTcaagaaaatagttttttttgtaaGCGTAGATAACATGGGATCTTTGAATATTTTCTGTCTCCCACAGATTCAGATGGAGTCACTCTTCTATAGGGCCGTCCTCCATGTGATTTTAAGGGATCACTACAGCTCCTTTAAAAGGTAGGTTTGGTCTCCCTGGTTAGGGGACATCCAAAGCAGTAGGCTATACCAGACTACTGAGAGAGTCAGATGCCCCTGTCTTGGGGGGTCTGCAGTACCGTTGACAAAACCTGTTAGCTTAGGTTTTTACTGGCCCTCATTTTATGGTTTGTGGCCAAACCAAAAAACACAGACTTCTGATGTGAAGATACAACAAGGGTATTCTCTACCCTTCTAGCTGAAGTTATGGTGAATAGTCATTTTGAACGCTGTAAGGAGCAGCCCACAATGTAAGATCGTCAGACTTCCTGAATGGGTTGTTGACTGCTGCTGGGTAAAGTAGAACAAGTGAAGAGGAATGATTGATCCTGGTGAAAACAGAACGGAGAAATCTACAGTTGGTCTTCTCAGCcccagagagacaggggaggtaccctctgtattacacacacacacaaagacaaccccccccccccccccacacacacacacacacaaagacaacccccccccacacacacacacacacacgaagacacacacacacacacacgaagacacacacacacacacacacacgaagacacacacacaaagacacacacacacacacaaagacaaccacacacacacaaagacaaccacacacacacgaagacaaccacacacacacacaaagacaaccacacacacacacacacgaagacaaccacacacacacacacgaagacaaccacaaacacacacacaaagacacacacacaaagataaccacacacacacgaagacaaccacacacacacacaaagacaaccacacacacacacacacgaagacaaccacacacacacacgaagacaaccacacacacacacacgaagacacacacacacgaagacacacacaaaaagataaccacacacacacgaagacacacacacacacgaagacacacacacacacacaaagacaaccacacacacacacacaaagacaaccacacacacacacacacacacaaagacacccacgaagacaaccacacacacacccacgaagacaaccacacacacacacaaagacaaccccacacacacaagatgacaacctcacacacacacacacacacacacacacacacaatgacaaccTCACACACACGATGACAACCTCACACCTCTCACTGACATGTCTATCCCCGTAGCCTACAGGACACTGGGTCCCTCACTGAGTGAAATCAGGATCCCATACCTCATTAATGGACCTGACCACCTCTCTACTATTGCATGTGTGATGACCGTTTCACTTTGGTTGCCAGGGTGTTGTAGTGTAGCAAGGGAGGAAAaataagagagggaagaggagaatcGAATGACTATGACTTAATATACACTGGTAGGCTGATTTCAGCGATGGTGATTTGGGGGTTGAAAGAGCTATCTTCACGTGTGTGTCGTTGGCAGCGAGAAGCGTGTGGGGAACGTCTACTCCAAGGCCACCTCGTTCGTGGACTACGTTTGGAGAGCCCTCCGGAGGCTGGAGCTGGACGAGTCAAAGGTCAGTGATGGGAGATATCACAGTATTAGGGCGTTTTGGGAACAGACTTGGAAATGTTCTTCAGAGCAACATATCCTCAGGGGAATCCCACACTGCTGCTTTGGACACCAGGAAAGCAACCCATAATGTATTTGGGGTTAAAAAAAAAGTATTCTTGGCGTAAGATGTGAAATCCCGTCGAGAGGACAGGCTTTTAGCATAGCTCTGTACAATTGAACTGACAGTAAAGATTATCTGTAATGGTACCTGAAATCCCTGTACAGTTGAACGTCTTTGGTTGCTCTAAACCATCTTTGAAACTGACACATGGAATCTAAAGGGCTCTTTAGAAATGGACAAGTTGTGTAATATGCACCTAGAGTACTGTGTGATCATGGGTAAGGCGTTGTTAAACAAACAGCGAGTGCAGGGATTAGGGAATATGTCTCAACTGGCTCCTTCGAGTCGTTCTATAAATGAGAGATTTCTTGCTCGTGAAGCCTGGGATTAAAAGTGTTCAATGGTTTGTGTGTTACCACTGTCATGTTACTCACCTATCACCTCCACACATGACCCTGCTCTGTCTCcaacactcctccctctctcccatctctccctcctccatctctctttcactACCTCTTCTCTGCCTcccgccctctctccctccttccttccctctctaccaGCTGTCTGACGGTGTCATACAGGGTTACCATGACACATACCGACCCAGGATGGTTGAGATGGAGGCCTTTAACATGGTAGGTCCCAACTGGAATACTAGAGCACTACTACCTAGAGGAAGTATCATCACTCTGAATGAATGGCTCACATAGGACTTCTATGGCTATAGGAGCATTGATTCTCTTTGTCCAGCACTTTCTGTTTTGGAGTGGTTATTAAGCCTTATTAAACTTGGTTTACGTTTACACAACTCCCTCAATGACTTGTGTAAACTCTACTCTGTGTAAATAATCTGGCAAAAAAGTGATATATTTACTGTCCTCAGGCTGCTAATGAAACCTAGTTTTGAAATCAGGTGTTCTATTTCAATGACGTTACAACAGCCATGCCCTGCTCTGCTTTGATAAGGTGCCTAGTTGTATTCCGTTGGATCCCATAGTGTTGAAGTACACTTAACAGAAGTACACTTAAAACTAGTGTTTACTGACCTGCTACCTGTGTTTACCCAGCTGAAGGTGACTTTGGCTCCCTGCATCGAGGGCCTGATTCTCCTGGACCGCCTCTGCTACCTGAAAGAACAGGTACAGGAACAGCAGGCCTCAACCACAATGGCACACAACTGACTTGGgatgcatctcagtagtctaatgTGGCTGCCTCCTTGTCTCCTTCATTTGCACTGATCTGAATAGGGATCGGTGAGACTAAAATGGTGGATGTCTACTGGGGATTTGCTTTCACCTGTCCAGTTCCTACAGGTCTGTGCAGataaaggagaggagacaagggaTGGGGTccactattgagatgcaccctaaCTACAGC
This genomic stretch from Salvelinus namaycush isolate Seneca unplaced genomic scaffold, SaNama_1.0 Scaffold620, whole genome shotgun sequence harbors:
- the LOC120042151 gene encoding methyltransferase-like protein 25 isoform X2 → MASSMNSLETIQKKIDAVKLFLSVSLSIANAHTVDFYTCDVWDQFMAVPPVEVLTEITLNGDHKRAPEHYLNHGNAKKITFGFCDDSKRLVDVAEFLEAAYAHSLPGLGVCVGRTELLQSLRHTDNAQPLEEVPGAVVESDEFMNSKKSHEVQAMSEVVASLAQRCRVKQVIDVGSGKGYLCSFLSLRYGLQVYGIDSSSVNTHGAQERNRKLKKYSRAYQRHSKANRTPTVVPPSGQEDLEDIAPGEREKEDMVKMSGDAEKEEGKGRRDGEAQTNTTGLTDRNEEDAMTSLTSAILLEDNSLPELDQSDPASAPEEPFLSALCVGMVEPTSPRVPPSELSLEERERRKRENLDRKARSWVNSGGMGSGMLYSPLTSYVTAETELKEIIGELEDAVMVGLHTCGDLAPSTLRMFVAKRELLSVCSVGCCYHLLSEEFDPTRQECPSSSVCGFPLSGYLREQSWFCGRNARMSACLALERVSKGQGIQMESLFYRAVLHVILRDHYSSFKSEKRVGNVYSKATSFVDYVWRALRRLELDESKLSDGVIQGYHDTYRPRMVEMEAFNMLKVTLAPCIEGLILLDRLCYLKEQEDVAFSTLVQLFDPLLSPRCYGVVGVKALGTELS
- the LOC120042151 gene encoding methyltransferase-like protein 25 isoform X1, which translates into the protein MASSMNSLETIQKKIDAVKLFLSVSLSIANAHTVDFYTCDVWDQFMAVPPVEVLTEITLNGDHKRAPEHYLNHGNAKKITFGFCDDSKRLVDVAEFLEAAYAHSLPGLGVCVGRTELLQSLRHTDNAQPLEEVPGAVVESDEFMNSKKSHEVQAMSEVVASLAQRCRVKQVIDVGSGKGYLCSFLSLRYGLQVYGIDSSSVNTHGAQERNRKLKKYSRAYQRHSKANRTPTVVPPSGQEDLEDIAPGEREKEDMVKMSGDAEKEEGKGRRDGEAQTNTTGLTDRNEEDAMTSLTSAILLEDNSLPELDQSDPASAPEEPFLSALCVGMVEPTSPRVPPSELSLEERERRKRENLDRKARSWVNSGGMGSGMLYSPLTSYVTAETELKEIIGELEDAVMVGLHTCGDLAPSTLRMFVAKRELLSVCSVGCCYHLLSEEFDPTRQGHYMARGERKECPSSSVCGFPLSGYLREQSWFCGRNARMSACLALERVSKGQGIQMESLFYRAVLHVILRDHYSSFKSEKRVGNVYSKATSFVDYVWRALRRLELDESKLSDGVIQGYHDTYRPRMVEMEAFNMLKVTLAPCIEGLILLDRLCYLKEQEDVAFSTLVQLFDPLLSPRCYGVVGVKALGTELS
- the LOC120042151 gene encoding methyltransferase-like protein 25 isoform X3, whose product is MASSMNSLETIQKKIDAVKLFLSVSLSIANAHTVDFYTCDVWDQFMAVPPVEVLTEITLNGDHKRAPEHYLNHGNAKKITFGFCDDSKRLVDVAEFLEAAYAHSLPGLGVCVGRTELLQSLRHTDNAQPLEEVPGAVVESDEFMNSKKSHEVQAMSEVVASLAQRCRVKQVIDVGSGKGYLCSFLSLRYGLQVYGIDSSSVNTHGAQERNRKLKKYSRAYQRHSKANRTPTVVPPSGQEDLEDIAPGEREKEDMVKMSGDAEKEEGKGRRDGEAQTNTTGLTDRNEEDAMTSLTSAILLEDNSLPELDQSDPASAPEEPFLSALCVGMVEPTSPRVPPSELSLEERERRKRENLDRKARSWVNSGGMGSGMLYSPLTSYVTAETELKEIIGELEDAVMVGLHTCGDLAPSTLRMFVAKRELLSVCSVGCCYHLLSEEFDPTRQGHYMARGERKECPSSSVCGFPLSGYLREQSWFCGRNARMSACLALERVSKGQGIQMESLFYRAVLHVILRDHYSSFKSEKRVGNVYSKATSFVDYVWRALRRLELDESKLSDGVIQGYHDTYRPRMVEMEAFNMEDVAFSTLVQLFDPLLSPRCYGVVGVKALGTELS
- the LOC120042150 gene encoding thyroid transcription factor 1-associated protein 26 homolog, coding for MAPPAQQKMKTKGTFDGKRANRNQPYNRPGGKKKWVSEHKVFDGSIGEGQGFAFKRKEKVKHEYNKLLRKERRKNTELKSQYTEQYPEHLRHLYEAEAEKLRNEVKTNRINRTKARMAGGGGPVEEEAAPMAVNEAPMDLATSIDPAADAGISSDKTDSASQPTPAVAASKNDSLPMSNRSKKKMLRKTSYQKTKEEFESVKEKQKNKKEEFLKNKEQKEEAIKKYKQKKMETFQMLSKKTKKGQPNLNLQMEYLLQKIQGTGPGK
- the LOC120042151 gene encoding methyltransferase-like protein 25 isoform X4 — translated: MASSMNSLETIQKKIDAVKLFLSVSLSIANAHTVDFYTCDVWDQFMAVPPVEVLTEITLNGDHKRAPEHYLNHGNAKKITFGFCDDSKRLVDVAEFLEAAYAHSLPGLGVCVGRTELLQSLRHTDNAQPLEEVPGAVVESDEFMNSKKSHEVQAMSEVVASLAQRCRVKQVIDVGSGKGYLCSFLSLRYGLQVYGIDSSSVNTHGAQERNRKLKKYSRAYQRHSKANRTPTVVPPSGQEDLEDIAPEDNSLPELDQSDPASAPEEPFLSALCVGMVEPTSPRVPPSELSLEERERRKRENLDRKARSWVNSGGMGSGMLYSPLTSYVTAETELKEIIGELEDAVMVGLHTCGDLAPSTLRMFVAKRELLSVCSVGCCYHLLSEEFDPTRQGHYMARGERKECPSSSVCGFPLSGYLREQSWFCGRNARMSACLALERVSKGQGIQMESLFYRAVLHVILRDHYSSFKSEKRVGNVYSKATSFVDYVWRALRRLELDESKLSDGVIQGYHDTYRPRMVEMEAFNMLKVTLAPCIEGLILLDRLCYLKEQEDVAFSTLVQLFDPLLSPRCYGVVGVKALGTELS